In Aegilops tauschii subsp. strangulata cultivar AL8/78 chromosome 3, Aet v6.0, whole genome shotgun sequence, one genomic interval encodes:
- the LOC109761647 gene encoding uncharacterized protein produces MNADDDKSVGSALTRQVDGISQIFVKDIDGQKMNHPCSLHYYNGFIKLGNKIENLESIDVTVLGFIDTEIGKIHYDNLANFDHPGIIEAFAYGVGKGQHSNNSFLAVTKFETTFEGYLRRDGLLATDQQNRFTESFINLLRDVIVAMEELHRQGYYCAKFHGSHFAIINEGGSQRARLWRFGKIKGDTEAAISESKANDWVRLGYKIENVSLAPESKDLFKRIIDRKLQGRNILKHYALLTVREKFENILSLNQYIALHLKEPQMEREHLIVSNLSLQTLEENLDKIHVWNMLSFVQLTRVRKTLRGFIYSLRTIIEHEVQFLTPELLAEGIFKDLEHYFQHEWKLLYQKVQEIAMELNLKY; encoded by the exons ATGAACGCAGATGACGACAAGTCTGTTGGGTCTGCACTTACCCGTCAA GTTGATGGCATAAGTCAGATTTTTGTAAAAGATATTGATGGCCAAAAAATGAACCACCCCTGTTCTTTGCACTACTACAATGGATTTATCAAATTGGGTAACAAAATTGAGAATTTGGAGTCAATTGATGTAACTGTATTGGGCTTCATAGATACTGAAATTGGAAAGATTCATTATGACAATCTCGCAAATTTTGATCATCCTGGGATAATTGAAGCTTTCGCATATGGGGTTGGCAAAGGACAGCACTCAAATAACTCCTTTCTGGCTGTCACAAAATTTGAAACAACATTTGAAGGATACCTTCGGAGGGATGGTCTATTGGCGACTGATCAGCAAAACCGATTCACTGAGAGCTTCATAAACTTGCTGAg GGATGTCATTGTAGCCATGGAGGAGCTGCATCGTCAAGGCTATTATTGCGCAAAGTTTCATGGAAGTCATTTTGCAATCATAAACGAAGGCGGTTCACAAAGGGCGAGATTGTGGAGGTTTGGTAAAATTAAAGGAG ATACTGAAGCAGCAATAAGCGAGTCCAAAGCTAACGATTGGGTAAGGTTGGGATACAAGATTGAGAATGTATCGCTAGCCCCAGAGTCTAAAGATCTTTTTAAGAGAATTATCGACAGAAAACTGCAAGG GAGAAACATCCTAAAGCATTATGCCTTGTTAACTGTCAGAGAAAAGTTTGAGAATATTTTATCCTTGAACCAATATATAGCACTCCACTTGAAGGAACCACAAATGGAACGTGAACATCTGATAGTGTCTAATCTGAGTCTACAAACATTGGAGGAGAATTTGGATAAAATACATGTTTGGAACATGCTTTCCTTTGTACAATTAACACGCGTCAGAAAAACATTAAGGGGCTTCATATACTCCTTGAGAACAATCATTGAACATGAAGTTCAGTTCCTTACACCCGAG TTGCTGGCAGAAGGAATATTCAAGGATCTTGAACACTATTTTCAACACGAATGGAAATTATTATACCAGAAAGTGCAAGAGATTGCAATGGAATTGAATTTGAAATATTGA